A single genomic interval of Nonomuraea rubra harbors:
- a CDS encoding GntR family transcriptional regulator: MNDPRPPYLRIVADIERRIAEGELRPGDPVPTTRAIMSEWGVAMATATKALAALKQAGAIESTSRVGAVIASRRLPSRSAGGLERDRVVRAALEIADADGLAALSMRAVAAKLGVATMTLHRHLDARAELTQLIADAAFAEIEYPEPPPGWRSHLRVAAQLQWAAYHRHPWLPRLVSITRPVALPGLLAYGQWTLRALDEVGLDPGTRLHVYGTLVNFVRGTAINIESEAGAELDTGLTSKQWVAARLPFEGPLIARITEPGAELDLESLFAFGLERLLDGLATVITPRGLRR, translated from the coding sequence GTGAATGATCCGCGACCGCCGTACCTGCGCATCGTGGCCGACATCGAGCGCCGCATCGCCGAGGGAGAGCTGCGGCCGGGCGATCCGGTCCCCACGACCAGGGCGATCATGAGCGAGTGGGGCGTCGCGATGGCGACGGCGACCAAGGCGCTGGCCGCGCTCAAGCAGGCGGGCGCCATCGAGTCCACGTCCCGGGTCGGTGCCGTGATCGCCTCGCGGAGGCTGCCGTCGCGTTCCGCCGGAGGGCTGGAACGTGACCGCGTCGTCCGCGCGGCCCTGGAGATCGCCGACGCCGACGGCCTAGCGGCGCTGTCCATGCGGGCGGTGGCGGCCAAGCTCGGGGTCGCCACCATGACCCTCCACCGGCATCTCGACGCCAGGGCCGAGCTCACCCAGCTGATCGCGGACGCCGCGTTCGCCGAGATCGAGTATCCGGAGCCGCCGCCGGGATGGCGTTCCCATCTGAGGGTGGCCGCTCAGCTGCAGTGGGCCGCCTACCATCGCCATCCCTGGTTGCCGCGGCTGGTGTCCATCACCCGGCCGGTCGCGCTGCCTGGGCTGCTGGCGTACGGGCAGTGGACCTTACGCGCGCTCGACGAGGTCGGCCTGGACCCGGGCACCCGGCTGCACGTCTACGGCACGCTGGTCAACTTCGTGCGGGGAACGGCGATCAACATCGAGAGCGAGGCGGGCGCCGAGCTGGACACGGGGCTGACCAGCAAGCAGTGGGTCGCGGCGCGGCTCCCGTTCGAGGGGCCGCTGATCGCCCGGATCACCGAGCCGGGCGCGGAGCTGGACCTGGAGTCGCTGTTCGCCTTCGGCCTGGAACGCCTGCTGGACGGCCTGGCCACCGTGATCACCCCGCGGGGCCTCCGGCGGTGA
- a CDS encoding carotenoid oxygenase family protein, which produces MKYLEGAFAPVTEEVTAFDLPVTGRIPAELNGRYLRNGPNPLNVEDPAVHIWGMGQGMVHGVRLRDGRAEWYRNRFVRTPGFAPMVHVFEHARRVFALAEGGLPPAELDAELNTVGPCDLGGTAQGFTAGAHSKHDPLTGELHSLSYMPGHDFVQHIVTDTGGNVARTTTIPMTRTPFLHDFALTESHVVLWDTPLGFDGFECRWLPGHPTRVGVMPRAGGEVRWVDVEPVHVSHTLNAYDDGDGVVVDVVTAEGPFDPADPGAIRPALDRWTITPDGIRQRRLDDRPQDFPRVNEARATLPYRYGYAAATALYGIPFTPEGKPSDDAFTNALVKHDLERGTAEVHGFGRDAAVGEAVFAGTGAGEDEGFLLTYVHDAERGAADLVILSAQDFTGEPVARVHLPARVPLGLHGNWLPDH; this is translated from the coding sequence ATGAAGTACCTGGAAGGGGCCTTCGCCCCCGTCACCGAAGAGGTCACCGCCTTCGACCTCCCCGTCACCGGCCGGATCCCCGCCGAGCTGAACGGCCGCTACCTGCGCAACGGCCCGAACCCGCTGAACGTCGAGGACCCCGCCGTGCACATCTGGGGCATGGGCCAGGGCATGGTCCACGGCGTGCGGCTGCGGGACGGCCGGGCCGAGTGGTACAGGAACCGGTTCGTACGGACGCCGGGCTTCGCGCCCATGGTGCACGTGTTCGAGCACGCCCGGCGCGTCTTCGCCCTGGCCGAGGGTGGCCTGCCGCCCGCCGAGCTGGACGCGGAGCTGAACACGGTGGGCCCGTGCGACCTGGGCGGCACGGCCCAGGGGTTCACGGCGGGGGCGCACTCCAAGCACGACCCGCTCACCGGCGAGCTGCACTCGCTGTCGTACATGCCGGGCCACGATTTCGTCCAGCACATCGTGACCGACACCGGCGGGAACGTCGCCAGGACCACCACCATCCCCATGACCAGGACACCGTTCCTGCACGACTTCGCGCTCACCGAGTCGCACGTGGTGTTGTGGGACACTCCGCTGGGGTTCGACGGGTTCGAGTGCCGGTGGCTGCCCGGGCACCCGACGCGGGTGGGCGTGATGCCGCGGGCCGGTGGTGAGGTGCGCTGGGTGGACGTCGAGCCCGTGCACGTCAGCCACACGCTCAACGCCTACGACGACGGCGACGGCGTCGTGGTCGATGTGGTCACGGCCGAGGGGCCGTTCGATCCCGCCGACCCCGGGGCGATCCGGCCCGCGCTGGACCGCTGGACGATCACGCCGGACGGCATCCGGCAGCGGCGGCTCGACGACCGGCCCCAGGACTTCCCCCGCGTGAACGAGGCGCGGGCCACCCTGCCGTACCGGTACGGCTATGCGGCCGCGACCGCCCTGTACGGGATCCCGTTCACGCCCGAGGGAAAACCGTCCGACGACGCCTTCACCAACGCCCTGGTCAAGCACGACCTGGAGCGGGGGACGGCCGAGGTGCACGGGTTCGGCAGGGATGCGGCGGTCGGGGAGGCCGTGTTCGCGGGTACGGGTGCGGGTGAGGACGAGGGGTTCCTGCTGACGTACGTGCACGACGCCGAGCGCGGGGCCGCCGACCTGGTGATCCTCTCGGCGCAGGACTTCACCGGCGAGCCCGTCGCGCGGGTCCACCTCCCGGCCAGGGTGCCCCTCGGCCTGCACGGCAACTGGCTGCCCGATCACTGA